A DNA window from Myxococcota bacterium contains the following coding sequences:
- a CDS encoding circularly permuted type 2 ATP-grasp protein, which translates to MSDWGGARPEYERLPGHRDEMLGADGRPHAHWLPLTRSLESLGPTELGRRWDAARRLIHENGVTYNVYGDPRGLERPWELDPYPLVIAQAEWTRLRAALAQRARLLDAILADIYGAQRLLRDGLLPAELVFEHPGYLRPCHGAEASQSSLQLYAADLARAPNGQWWVLGDRTQAPSGAGYALENRLVLSRALPEAFRESRVERLAGFFQRLRDGLRALAPRRRDNPRVALLTPGPYNETYFEHAYLARYLGFTLVEGGDLTVRDRAVYLKTLGGLEPVDVILRRVDDGFCDPLSLRSDSSLGVAGLVHAVRAGNVAVANGLGSGLAECPALLAFLPGLCRALFGEELALPSVATWWCGQAEALTYVTGHLEELVVKPVFPGVGLEPVFGARLSKPERESLVAAMRARPHAFVAQEQVALSTAPVFSGEGVRARHLVLRAYAAAAPGGRDWEVMPGGLTRVAAAPDSLVVSMQRGGGSKDTWISCERVPSALTLLRPPGAPVELTRGGAELPSRVADNLFWLGRYVERVEGAARLARAAIARISGDSPETDSALPALLDALTRAGALEEGAAREGRELLSALFASDSPRSIRVTLGAIHQLAFALRDQISLDTWRVLSELQGEASGPSAASWSLSAARDALNRMILRLSAWSGLTMESMTRTLGWRFADMGRRLERATGSATLLDACLVEASDDEPARLEALLEVADSAITYRRRYRGELQAVPALDLLLSDETNPRSLVFQLAALEQHLAHVRGDAGAERTVDERLALAALARVRLADVAELCRVDAGKRLRLSELLTRTLGDLPALCDALTRSYLSHAGEARRIEHF; encoded by the coding sequence ATGAGCGATTGGGGGGGAGCGCGGCCGGAATACGAGAGACTTCCGGGCCATCGCGACGAGATGCTGGGCGCCGACGGCCGACCGCACGCGCACTGGCTGCCGCTCACGCGCTCGCTCGAGTCACTCGGCCCGACCGAGCTCGGACGCCGCTGGGACGCGGCCCGGCGGCTGATCCACGAGAACGGAGTCACGTACAACGTGTACGGCGATCCGCGCGGCCTGGAGCGGCCCTGGGAGCTCGATCCCTACCCGCTGGTGATCGCGCAGGCCGAGTGGACGCGGCTGCGCGCCGCGCTGGCGCAGCGCGCGCGCCTGCTCGACGCGATCCTGGCCGACATCTACGGAGCGCAGCGCCTGCTGCGCGACGGGCTGCTGCCCGCCGAGCTGGTGTTCGAGCACCCGGGCTATCTCCGGCCCTGCCACGGGGCGGAGGCGAGCCAGTCGAGCCTGCAGCTCTACGCCGCGGACCTCGCGCGCGCGCCGAACGGACAGTGGTGGGTGCTGGGCGACCGCACGCAGGCGCCGTCGGGCGCCGGCTACGCGCTCGAGAACCGGCTGGTGCTGTCGCGCGCGCTGCCCGAGGCGTTCCGCGAGAGCCGCGTCGAGAGACTCGCGGGCTTCTTCCAGCGCCTGCGCGACGGGCTGCGCGCGCTCGCGCCGCGGCGCCGCGACAATCCGCGCGTGGCTCTGCTGACCCCGGGGCCGTACAACGAGACCTACTTCGAGCACGCCTATCTCGCGCGCTACCTCGGCTTCACCCTGGTCGAGGGCGGCGATCTCACCGTGCGCGACCGTGCGGTCTACCTGAAGACGCTCGGCGGGCTCGAGCCGGTCGACGTGATCCTGCGCCGCGTCGACGACGGCTTCTGCGATCCGCTGTCGCTGCGCAGTGACTCGTCGCTGGGCGTGGCGGGGCTCGTGCACGCCGTGCGCGCGGGCAACGTCGCGGTCGCCAACGGGCTCGGCAGCGGGCTGGCGGAGTGCCCCGCGCTGCTCGCGTTCCTGCCCGGCTTGTGCCGCGCGCTGTTCGGCGAGGAGCTCGCGCTGCCCTCGGTCGCCACCTGGTGGTGCGGCCAGGCCGAGGCTCTGACCTACGTGACCGGCCACCTCGAAGAGCTGGTCGTGAAGCCGGTCTTTCCCGGCGTCGGGCTCGAGCCGGTGTTCGGCGCGCGGCTCTCCAAGCCCGAGCGCGAGTCACTCGTGGCCGCGATGCGCGCGCGCCCGCACGCCTTCGTGGCCCAGGAGCAGGTCGCGCTGTCGACCGCGCCGGTCTTCAGCGGCGAAGGCGTGCGAGCCCGCCATCTCGTGCTGCGCGCCTACGCCGCAGCCGCACCCGGCGGCCGTGACTGGGAGGTGATGCCGGGCGGACTCACGCGGGTGGCCGCCGCACCCGACTCGCTGGTGGTCTCGATGCAGCGCGGCGGCGGCAGCAAGGACACCTGGATCTCCTGCGAGCGCGTGCCCAGCGCGCTCACGCTGCTGCGCCCGCCCGGCGCGCCGGTCGAGCTGACGCGCGGCGGCGCAGAGCTGCCCTCGCGCGTGGCCGACAACCTGTTCTGGCTGGGCCGCTACGTGGAGCGGGTGGAGGGTGCGGCGCGGCTGGCGCGCGCAGCCATCGCGCGCATCTCGGGCGACAGCCCGGAGACCGACTCCGCACTGCCGGCGCTGCTCGACGCGCTGACGCGCGCCGGCGCGCTCGAGGAAGGCGCCGCGCGCGAAGGCCGGGAGCTCCTGTCCGCGCTCTTCGCCAGTGACTCGCCGCGCTCGATCCGGGTCACGCTGGGCGCGATCCACCAGCTGGCGTTCGCGCTGCGCGACCAGATCTCGCTCGACACCTGGCGCGTGCTCTCGGAGCTGCAGGGCGAGGCGAGCGGCCCCTCGGCCGCCTCGTGGAGTCTCTCGGCCGCGCGCGACGCGCTGAACCGCATGATCCTGCGGCTCTCGGCCTGGAGCGGGCTCACCATGGAGAGCATGACGCGCACGCTCGGCTGGCGCTTCGCCGACATGGGCCGGCGCCTGGAGCGCGCCACCGGCAGCGCGACCCTGCTCGACGCGTGTCTGGTCGAGGCGAGCGACGACGAGCCCGCGCGGCTCGAAGCGCTGCTCGAGGTCGCGGACAGCGCCATCACCTACCGCCGCCGCTACCGGGGCGAGCTGCAAGCCGTGCCGGCGCTCGACCTGTTGCTCAGCGACGAGACCAACCCGCGCTCGCTCGTGTTCCAGCTGGCCGCGCTCGAGCAGCATCTGGCTCACGTGCGCGGCGACGCGGGCGCCGAGCGCACGGTCGACGAGAGACTTGCGCTGGCGGCGCTGGCGCGGGTGCGGCTGGCCGACGTGGCCGAGCTGTGCCGGGTCGACGCGGGCAAGCGCCTGCGGCTCTCCGAGCTCTTGACTCGCACGCTGGGCGACCTGCCCGCGCTGTGCGACGCGCTGACGCGCAGCTACCTGTCGCACGCCGGCGAAGCGCGGCGCATCGAGCACTTCTGA
- a CDS encoding transglutaminase family protein — translation MRYRVTHETTYEYEELVSICHNELRLEPRETERQRRLGTALRIEPMPRVTIAERDYFGNPTHFFTVEEPHHSMVLVAQSELELEAPSAERPQTPPWQELRDALRADRSADGLAAFEACFASPLVPIAPEFARYAAPFFPSGRALLDCVAELNHRIHTDFAYRPGATSVTTPVRDVLETCEGVCQDFAHVEIACLRALGLAARYVSGYLHTQPAQGRERLVGADASHAWVSVYCGAAGWIDVDPTNDLVVSDQHLTLAWGRDYGDVSPIKGVILGGGGHTVDVGVDVELLAG, via the coding sequence ATGCGCTATCGGGTCACGCACGAGACGACCTACGAGTACGAGGAGCTGGTCTCGATCTGTCACAACGAGCTGCGGCTCGAGCCGCGCGAGACCGAGCGCCAGCGCCGGCTGGGCACGGCGCTGCGCATCGAGCCGATGCCGCGCGTCACGATCGCCGAGCGCGACTACTTCGGGAATCCGACTCATTTCTTCACGGTCGAGGAGCCGCACCACAGCATGGTGCTGGTGGCACAGAGCGAGCTCGAGCTCGAGGCCCCGAGTGCGGAGCGGCCCCAGACACCGCCCTGGCAGGAGCTGCGCGACGCGCTGCGAGCCGACCGTTCGGCCGACGGCCTGGCCGCCTTCGAGGCCTGCTTCGCCTCGCCGCTGGTGCCGATCGCGCCGGAGTTCGCGCGCTACGCGGCGCCGTTCTTCCCCAGCGGGCGCGCCTTGCTCGACTGCGTGGCGGAGCTCAACCACCGCATCCACACCGACTTCGCCTACCGGCCGGGCGCGACCTCGGTCACCACGCCGGTGCGCGACGTGCTCGAGACGTGCGAAGGCGTGTGTCAGGACTTCGCGCACGTGGAGATCGCGTGTCTGCGCGCGCTCGGTCTGGCCGCCCGCTACGTGAGTGGCTACCTGCACACGCAGCCGGCCCAGGGCCGCGAGCGGCTGGTCGGCGCCGACGCGAGTCACGCCTGGGTCTCGGTGTACTGCGGCGCTGCCGGCTGGATCGACGTGGACCCGACCAACGATCTGGTGGTCTCCGACCAGCACCTCACCCTGGCCTGGGGCCGCGACTACGGCGACGTGTCGCCGATCAAGGGCGTGATCCTGGGCGGAGGCGGTCACACGGTCGACGTCGGCGTGGACGTCGAGTTGCTCGCAGGATGA